One Pectinophora gossypiella chromosome 9, ilPecGoss1.1, whole genome shotgun sequence genomic region harbors:
- the LOC126369638 gene encoding origin recognition complex subunit 2 isoform X2: protein MLMNSETDSPRRLVRRRTKPKKYGDFLESSPTKRRVERELESSDEENIDETQQLKPTALFSIDDVEGQDIFKFKSRHTKLDLQNKVKATIVSSPKVVESPLRTPRKSLVKGSLVSPFGKGEATPKHVKEILKKRIIKEVESDSAESDFSASSSDDFVPDESDKENETALSSASASEEEEEMPRKPAEKQQAARHKNSRGKKDSEYIVTPDNYFMMHSSKKIATSDHTLARLKNMNLNGNLDEHIHISEEHKKCISELNQSHKQLFDKWLYVLSENFNIVLYGIGSKRLILQQFQVEKLQKFPCIVVNGFFPSLTIKSILESIIIDLLGNTTVPSNVGDIVSLIDSQLTESGTDLFLMIHNIDGLMLRNAKAQAMLASLSQINNVHTVATIDHINAPLLWDHSKLSKFKFTWWDATTFQPYSAETSFENSLMTQRSGALQLSSLRSVFQSLTSNAKGIYNVIIQYQLENHKQANYQGLPFKDLYSKSREQFLVSSDLALRAQLTEFLDHKLVKMKRTYDGSENLIIPIDTSLLQQFLEQQDS from the exons ATGC TCATGAATTCGGAAACTGACTCTCCACGGCGACTAGTACGGAGGAGGACGAAACCAAAGAAATATGGTGACTTCTTGGAATCATCCCCGACTAAACGAAGAGTGGAAAGAGAACTGGAAAGCTCTGATGAGGAGAATATTGATGAAACTCAGCAGCTCAAACCAACAG CGTTGTTCAGCATTGATGATGTTGAAGGCCAAGACATTTTTAAATTCAAGTCTCGGCACACCAAACTGGATTTACAAAACAAAGTCAAAGCTACAATTGTTAGTTCACCTAAAGTTGTGGAATCCCCACTAAGGACTCCTAGAAAAAGCCTTGTGAAGGGGTCCTTAGTCAGTCCATTTGGTAAAGGAGAAGCTACTCCTAAACATGTTAAGGAGATTTTGAAAAAGA GAATCATAAAGGAAGTGGAGAGTGACAGTGCTGAGAGTGACTTCTCAGCCAGTAGCAGCGATGACTTCGTACCTGATGAGAGTGACAAAGAAAATGAG ACTGCATTATCATCAGCAAGTGCTTCTGAAGAGGAGGAAGAAATGCCAAGGAAACCAGCTGAGAAACAGCAAGCAGCGCGACACAAGAATTCACGAGGCAAGAAGGATTCTGAATACATCGTCACCCCTGACAATTACTTCATGATGCATTCCAGCAAAAAG ATAGCCACATCCGACCACACATTAGCAAGACTGAAAAACATGAATCTCAATGGAAATTTGGATGAACACATCCACATATCAGAAGAACATAAAAAGTGCATTTCAGAACTAAACCAGTCCCATAAACAGCTGTTTGACAAATGGCTCTACGTTTTGAGCGAAAATTTCAACATAGTCCTTTATGGTATTGGGTCTAAGCGCTTGATCTTACAACAATTTCAAGTCGAGAAGTTGCAAAAATTCCCGTGTATTGTCGTCAATGGATTTTTTCCAAGTCTAACAATAAAGAGCATTTTGGAAAGTATTATAATTGATTTGTTAGGAAATACTACAGTGCCTTCAAATGTGGGAGACATTGTGAGTCTTATAGACAGTCAATTGACGGAGAGTGGGACCGATTTGTTCTTAATGATTCATAATATTGATGGGTTGATGCTGCGCAATGCTAAGGCACAGGCAATGTTGGCGAGCCTGTCGCAAATTAACAACGTCCACACTGTAGCGACGATTGACCATATCAACGCGCCGTTAT TATGGGACCATTCGAAGCTGAGCAAGTTCAAGTTCACGTGGTGGGACGCGACGACCTTCCAGCCGTACTCCGCGGAGACGTCCTTCGAGAACTCCCTGATGACGCAGCGCAGCGGCGCGCTACAGCTCTCCTCGCTACGAAGCGTGTTCCAGTCCCTCACTTCCAACGCTAAAGGCATCTACAACGTCATCATACAGTACCAACTTGAGAATCATAAACAGGCGAATTATCAAG GTTTGCCTTTCAAAGATCTGTATTCGAAGTCTCGCGAGCAGTTCCTAGTCAGTTCCGACCTGGCCCTCCGAGCTCAATTGACAGAGTTCCTAGACCACAAGTTGGTGAAGATGAAGAGAACTTACGATGGCAGCGAGAACCTCATTATACCGATCGACACCTCGCTGTTGCAGCAGTTCTTGGAGCAACAAGATAGCTGA
- the LOC126369638 gene encoding origin recognition complex subunit 2 isoform X1: MNSETDSPRRLVRRRTKPKKYGDFLESSPTKRRVERELESSDEENIDETQQLKPTALFSIDDVEGQDIFKFKSRHTKLDLQNKVKATIVSSPKVVESPLRTPRKSLVKGSLVSPFGKGEATPKHVKEILKKRIIKEVESDSAESDFSASSSDDFVPDESDKENETALSSASASEEEEEMPRKPAEKQQAARHKNSRGKKDSEYIVTPDNYFMMHSSKKIATSDHTLARLKNMNLNGNLDEHIHISEEHKKCISELNQSHKQLFDKWLYVLSENFNIVLYGIGSKRLILQQFQVEKLQKFPCIVVNGFFPSLTIKSILESIIIDLLGNTTVPSNVGDIVSLIDSQLTESGTDLFLMIHNIDGLMLRNAKAQAMLASLSQINNVHTVATIDHINAPLLWDHSKLSKFKFTWWDATTFQPYSAETSFENSLMTQRSGALQLSSLRSVFQSLTSNAKGIYNVIIQYQLENHKQANYQGLPFKDLYSKSREQFLVSSDLALRAQLTEFLDHKLVKMKRTYDGSENLIIPIDTSLLQQFLEQQDS, encoded by the exons ATGAATTCGGAAACTGACTCTCCACGGCGACTAGTACGGAGGAGGACGAAACCAAAGAAATATGGTGACTTCTTGGAATCATCCCCGACTAAACGAAGAGTGGAAAGAGAACTGGAAAGCTCTGATGAGGAGAATATTGATGAAACTCAGCAGCTCAAACCAACAG CGTTGTTCAGCATTGATGATGTTGAAGGCCAAGACATTTTTAAATTCAAGTCTCGGCACACCAAACTGGATTTACAAAACAAAGTCAAAGCTACAATTGTTAGTTCACCTAAAGTTGTGGAATCCCCACTAAGGACTCCTAGAAAAAGCCTTGTGAAGGGGTCCTTAGTCAGTCCATTTGGTAAAGGAGAAGCTACTCCTAAACATGTTAAGGAGATTTTGAAAAAGA GAATCATAAAGGAAGTGGAGAGTGACAGTGCTGAGAGTGACTTCTCAGCCAGTAGCAGCGATGACTTCGTACCTGATGAGAGTGACAAAGAAAATGAG ACTGCATTATCATCAGCAAGTGCTTCTGAAGAGGAGGAAGAAATGCCAAGGAAACCAGCTGAGAAACAGCAAGCAGCGCGACACAAGAATTCACGAGGCAAGAAGGATTCTGAATACATCGTCACCCCTGACAATTACTTCATGATGCATTCCAGCAAAAAG ATAGCCACATCCGACCACACATTAGCAAGACTGAAAAACATGAATCTCAATGGAAATTTGGATGAACACATCCACATATCAGAAGAACATAAAAAGTGCATTTCAGAACTAAACCAGTCCCATAAACAGCTGTTTGACAAATGGCTCTACGTTTTGAGCGAAAATTTCAACATAGTCCTTTATGGTATTGGGTCTAAGCGCTTGATCTTACAACAATTTCAAGTCGAGAAGTTGCAAAAATTCCCGTGTATTGTCGTCAATGGATTTTTTCCAAGTCTAACAATAAAGAGCATTTTGGAAAGTATTATAATTGATTTGTTAGGAAATACTACAGTGCCTTCAAATGTGGGAGACATTGTGAGTCTTATAGACAGTCAATTGACGGAGAGTGGGACCGATTTGTTCTTAATGATTCATAATATTGATGGGTTGATGCTGCGCAATGCTAAGGCACAGGCAATGTTGGCGAGCCTGTCGCAAATTAACAACGTCCACACTGTAGCGACGATTGACCATATCAACGCGCCGTTAT TATGGGACCATTCGAAGCTGAGCAAGTTCAAGTTCACGTGGTGGGACGCGACGACCTTCCAGCCGTACTCCGCGGAGACGTCCTTCGAGAACTCCCTGATGACGCAGCGCAGCGGCGCGCTACAGCTCTCCTCGCTACGAAGCGTGTTCCAGTCCCTCACTTCCAACGCTAAAGGCATCTACAACGTCATCATACAGTACCAACTTGAGAATCATAAACAGGCGAATTATCAAG GTTTGCCTTTCAAAGATCTGTATTCGAAGTCTCGCGAGCAGTTCCTAGTCAGTTCCGACCTGGCCCTCCGAGCTCAATTGACAGAGTTCCTAGACCACAAGTTGGTGAAGATGAAGAGAACTTACGATGGCAGCGAGAACCTCATTATACCGATCGACACCTCGCTGTTGCAGCAGTTCTTGGAGCAACAAGATAGCTGA